The following proteins come from a genomic window of Micromonas commoda chromosome 2, complete sequence:
- a CDS encoding predicted protein, producing the protein MDGDDRKILHLVRHGRTEMNEYLASNRWDASDFVDPLLYDTRLTKKGAAQAASLAPVTRFLDPKPEVLIASPLHRAMTTADLAFAGCEGIRKETCALMRERVFHASDVGRHPDAIEADFPDWCVKALREEHADANGVWWYAGDGADDLGTAVSASGVAQEPVEEFERRMGELVRWIESRPERSIAMVAHWGVWYSLTGREFENCELVTCELGDLRVGAGKFVWG; encoded by the coding sequence atggacggcgacgacaggAAGATCCTGCACCTCGTGAGGCACGGGCGGACGGAGATGAACGAGTACCTCGCCTCGAACCGGTGGGACGCCTCCGACTTTGTCGATCCGCTCCTGTACGACACGCGCCTGAcgaagaagggcgcggcgcaggccgcgtcgctggcgccCGTGACCAGATTCCTCGATCCGAAACCCGAGGTCCTCATCGCCTCGCCCCTGCATCGCGCGATGACcaccgcggacctcgcgttcgccggcTGCGAGGGCATACGAAAGGAGACGTGCGCGCTGATGCGAGAGCGCGTGTTTCACGCGTCAGACGTGGGCCGCCAcccggacgcgatcgaggcCGACTTCCCGGATTGGTGCGTTAAAGCGTTACGCGAGgagcacgcggacgcgaacggggtGTGGTGgtacgccggcgacggcgccgacgacctcggaacggcggtgagcgcgagcggcgtcgcgcaagAGCCGGTGGAGGAATTCGAGCGGCGGATGGGGGAACTCGTGCGATGGATCGAGTCGCGGCCGGAGCGGAGCATCGCGATGGTGGCGCACTGGGGGGTGTGGTACTCGCTGACGGGGCGGGAGTTCGAGAACTGCGAGCTGGTGACGTGCGAGCTGGGGGACCTGAGGGTGGGGGCGGGCAAGTTCGTGTGGGGCtga
- a CDS encoding predicted protein, whose product MGECEPVVMDKRGLVEKVGWPWMTDRKRQLRDPAHFAASPHARPGSPLATPFLDLTQLPPRAGPRPVTHDKCPHGMLEHQSPPEMLERFKRAATEAMRAKGDVAVGATTVSIQTTYPCFHLHPSVPLPPGLIEFREFAHVHAPFVDGEGWTHAQGGGGGSTHLCVSHADASALIERGWGEWHPVAQPSMPHVMVYAPRDEGELRVALAALEASYAFVTSAKR is encoded by the coding sequence atgggcgaATGCGAGCCCGTCGTGATGGACAAGAGGGGGCTCGTGGAGAAGGTCGGTTGGCCGTGGATGACCGACCGCAAGCGCCAGCTCCGCGACCCCGCGCACTTCGCGGCATCCCCCCACGCGCGCCCCggctcgcccctcgcgacgccgtttCTGGACCTGACCCaactcccgccgcgcgccgggccgAGGCCGGTGACCCACGACAAGTGCCCGCACGGCATGCTCGAGCATCAGTCCCCTCCGGAGATGCTGGAGCGCTTcaaacgcgcggcgacggaggcgatgcgcgcgaaaggggacgtcgccgtgggcgccACTACCGTCTCCATCCAAACAACCTACCCGTGCTTCCACCTCCATCCCTCggtgccgctgccgccggggTTGATCGAGTTCCGGGAGTTCGCGCACGTGCACGCGCccttcgtcgacggcgagggatgGACGcacgcgcagggcggcggtggggggtCCACGCACCTCTGCGTGtcgcacgccgacgcgagcgcgctcatCGAGCGCGGGTGGGGCGAGTGGCATCCGGTGGCACAGCCGTCCATGCCGCACGTGATGGTGTACGCGCCTAGGGACGAGGGGGAGCTGAgggtggcgctcgcggcgctggaggcgagCTACGCGTTCGTGACCAGCGCCAAACGATAG